The Clostridium sp. DL-VIII DNA window CAAAGATTTAAAAATTATTTTAAAAGATGGGGAAGTTAATGGAAACTTCACACCTTTAGGGCATATGAAATAAAATGAGCTGGTGTAATTATTTATTTATTGTTAGTATAAGGAGTTTTTATTATGGCTAAGAAAGAAAGTTATGAGGATATGTTAGCTAAACTTCAGGAAGTATTAAATAATTTAGAAACTGATGAGATAAATCTTGAGGATTCAATGAAATCTTATGAAGAAGGAGTTAAACTTGTAAATAAGATTTACAAGATTTTAGATTCATATGAATCAAAAGTTTCTGTAATTAAAGATGATAGAGAAGTGGAGTTTAGTGAAAATTATGGAGATAAATAAATTAAAAGAAGATATTGATGAATATTTAAAAGAATATTTTAAAGAAAAAGGAACATATAACAAGGTTATATATGATTCATGTAGTTACAGTTTAAATATAGGAGGCAAAAGAATTCGACCTATATTACTTGCATTGACTTATTATATTTATAAAGAAGAATATAAAAAAGTAATGCCAATGGCAGCAGCTATAGAAATGATTCATACGTATTCTTTAATTCATGATGATCTTCCATGCATGGATGATGATGACC harbors:
- a CDS encoding exodeoxyribonuclease VII small subunit, whose translation is MAKKESYEDMLAKLQEVLNNLETDEINLEDSMKSYEEGVKLVNKIYKILDSYESKVSVIKDDREVEFSENYGDK